The following are from one region of the Chloroflexota bacterium genome:
- a CDS encoding GNAT family N-acetyltransferase: protein MELLRNTSWGWPMEVIEGLIIRNLTDNDMAAIVEIDKKIVGKDRVPSWPQKASSHFKTYYPPLSFVAEVDKRVVGFIIGVVMGAEYALPLSGWINIIGVDPEYEGRGVGRMLLNASIRACHQRGIKARLMVRQKDERLKKMLLSLGFQQGDLVDFVKGFG from the coding sequence ATGGAACTACTGCGGAATACCTCCTGGGGGTGGCCAATGGAAGTCATCGAAGGATTGATAATTCGTAACTTGACAGATAATGACATGGCAGCCATTGTGGAGATAGACAAGAAGATTGTCGGCAAGGACAGGGTACCTAGCTGGCCCCAAAAAGCTAGCAGTCATTTCAAGACCTACTATCCGCCACTGTCCTTTGTAGCTGAGGTGGACAAAAGGGTGGTGGGCTTCATAATAGGCGTCGTTATGGGTGCCGAGTATGCCCTGCCGCTGAGTGGGTGGATCAATATCATCGGCGTTGATCCCGAATATGAGGGTCGGGGTGTGGGTCGCATGTTGCTCAACGCCTCCATCCGGGCGTGCCATCAAAGGGGAATCAAGGCTCGGCTCATGGTCCGGCAGAAAGACGAACGCCTGAAAAAGATGCTTCTATCTTTGGGTTTTCAGCAGGGCGATCTGGTGGACTTCGTCAAAGGCTTTGGCTAG